A genome region from Camelina sativa cultivar DH55 chromosome 10, Cs, whole genome shotgun sequence includes the following:
- the LOC104720205 gene encoding disease resistance protein TAO1-like yields the protein MTERIATDVSIELISSAPSNDFDDLVGMRAHMEKIEPFLGLDSDKVRMIGIWGPSGIGKSTIARFLFEEYSHEFQLSVFMENTKRRYPRLCHDEYNIKLQLQKEFLSQIINQDDIKIHHLGVAKDRLKYKRVLIVLDDVDQSVQLDPMAKENGWFGPGSRIIITTQDKRLLNAHGINHIYEVGLPSDVEALEIFCMYAFGQKSPFDGFENLALEVTKRSGKIPLGLKVMGAYFRGMSKHEWKKELPRLRNSLDGEIESISKFSYDALREEDKDVYLCIAWFIKNGWIEKVEEHFPKNFVDVSQGLHILAEKSLISISWGYIWMHDLLAHFGRKIVRKQSIHEPGQCQHLVDAGETCQVLKNDTTDPQNSMILQGSSSRPFVPSALVAEALAMKDAISAAIASGVSRVAAPQVVVKNLFFFFNPTVIQMSKMIF from the exons ATGACTGAAAGAATCGCAACTGATGTTTCAATTGAGTTGATTAGTTCTGCCCCATCAAACGATTTCGACGATTTAGTTGGAATGAGAGCTCATATGGAAAAGATTGAGCCGTTTTTAGGCTTAGACTCCGATAAAGTAAGGATGATAGGGATTTGGGGTCCGTCTGGAATTGGCAAGAGCACTATTGCTAGATTTTTATTTGAAGAATACTCTCATGAGTTCCAGCTTAGTGTTTTCATGGAGAACACCAAAAGACGGTATCCAAGACTTTGTCACGATGAGTACAATATAAAACTGCAATTACAAAAAGAGTTTTTGTCTCAAATAATAAACCAAGATGATATTAAGATTCATCATTTAGGAGTTGCAAAAGACAGATTAAAGTACAAGAGAGTGCttattgttcttgatgatgtggATCAGTCGGTGCAACTAGATCCAATGGCAAAAGAAAATGGATGGTTTGGTCCTGGAAGTCGGATTATAATCACAACGCAAGATAAAAGGCTTTTGAATGCACATGGAATTAACCATATATACGAGGTGGGGCTTCCATCTGATGTTGAGGCTCTCGAAATCTTCTGCATGTATGCTTTTGGTCAAAAGTCTCCATTTGATGGTTTTGAGAATCTTGCTTTGGAAGTTACAAAACGTTCTGGTAAGATTCCTTTGGGACTAAAGGTTATGGGAGCTTATTTTAGAGGAATGTCGAAGCATGAGTGGAAAAAAGAACTACCAAGGTTACGGAATAGCCTTGACGGAGAAATTGAAAGTATTTCGAAGTTTAGTTACGATGCATTAcgtgaagaagacaaagatgttTATCTTTGTATAGCATGGTTTATCAAAAATGGATGGATTGAGAAAGTGGAAGAGCATTTCCCAAAGAATTTTGTTGATGTGAGCCAAGGTCTTCACATCTTAGCTGAGAAATCTCTCATATCTATTAGTTGGGGATATATATGGATGCATGATTTGCTAGCACATTTTGGTAGAAAGATTGTTCGTAAACAATCCATTCATGAACCTGGGCAATGTCAACATTTGGTTGATGCTGGAGAGACTTGCCAAGTATTGAAGAATGATACAACA GATCCTCAAAACTCTATGATTCTCCAAGGATCATCTTCAAGACCCTTTGTTCCCTCAGCTCTAGTGGCGGAGGCACTTGCTATGAAAGATGCGATTAGTGCAGCCATAGCCTCGGGTGTATCTAGGGTGGCCGCTCCTCAGGTTGTTGTCAAgaacttgttctttttcttcaatccCACGGTCATACAAATGAGCAAGATGATATTTTAG
- the LOC104718123 gene encoding uncharacterized protein LOC104718123, translating to MSLITGERLFPVPTTIAAQFRQTVVMWVIKDEEIPTVDEFWSTYENIEPCLQEEGIRGIPNFEVHIVDPNKEPSEADLDPYFHTPILINCDPGDNEDDRFDRIVLNILLLALGPDPYNFVIISKNKDFVLNKDFGQGTNFSSVCDSLREMGVQIAVAHPDHFKDFDRRISQTEVAPF from the exons ATGTCCCTGATCACCGGTGAAAGATTATTCCCCGTGCCCACCACCATAGCAGCCCAGT TTCGTCAAACGGTTGTCATGTGGGTCATAAAGGACGAAGAAATCCCTACGGTTGACGAATTTTGGTCGACGTATGAGAATATCGAACCATGTCTCCAGGAGGAGGGTATTCGTGGGATACCGAACTTCGAGGTTCACATCGTTGATCCGAATAAGGAACCGTCAGAAGCAGATTTGGATCCTTATTTCCATACTCCCATCCTAATCAATTGTGATCCTGGAG ATAATGAAGATGATAGATTTGACAGGATAGTACTAAACATTCTTCTGTTAGCATTGGGACCCGATCCATATAATTTTGTGATAATCtcaaaaaacaaagactttGTACTAAACAAAGACTTTGGACAAGGCACCAACTTCTCCAGTGTATGTGACTCTTTAAGAGAGATGGGTGTCCAGATTGCTGTAGCACATCCTGATCATTTCAAAGACTTTGATAGAAGAATCTCACAGACGGAAGTCGCGCCCTTTTGA